catacatacatacatacatacatacatacatacatacatacatacatacatacatacatacatacatacatacatacatacatacatacatacatacatacatacatacatacatacatacatacatacatacatacatacatagacacacatacatacatacctacatacatacatacattcatacatacatacgcacacacacactgctgcgcaaataaacaaacaacagcGGTACAAAGTAATGTCCGCATGGTACTTATTGTTTCATGTGAAAATACAACACCTTTTCTGTATGAGTTTACGATATTGTTTGACACACTTTACGTCatcttattttcataatttttattgatttagACAGAACAATTATAACACtacattaaatttaaaaatacaaaatacaaaataatcaaagTCAACGCTGGTCTTAAACAGTTGTTTTTCCGAGGGCCACAGTAACTGGTTCCTGGTCAGTCATAGAAATCTGTGGGAAatcataaatacaaatatattaaccacaatacatacatacatacatacatacatacatacataccatacatacatacatacatacatacatacatacatacatacatacatacatacatacatacatacatacatacataatacatacatacatacatacatacatacatacatacatacatacatacatacatacatacatacatacatacatacatacatacatacatacatacatacatacatacatacatacatacatacatacattagaataatacaaaacaatacaaactCAAATGTTTCAAACCAGTAAAATATCACCTACCCGGAAACACTAAATAGGCATGAAAGTCTATACCATTGTGCCATGACCAATATAATACTTCAGCAAATGTCTCCATGTTGAAAAACAGAATAACTGAGTTCATTTCCAAAACATCTCCATCAATAGTCTGGATGAATTCCAGTACATTTGCCAAGTCTTCCACGTCTACATGAATCATTCCGACAGGAAAGTCTCCCATTTTGGTTCACAACGCTTGAATGACATACAGAATACAAATGCAAAATTATAAGATATGTTATAACATGAACATCAAAAGAACATGAACATTATAAGATTTTATAGCAAGCTGTAAAATTCAATAAAGATtgagaaagataaaaaaaacgTAAGAAATAGTAGCTTTAGTACTTTTTAGTTACAGGTAATGTTTGATGTGTATTTAAGGTTGTGTACAAGCAAACTgtcatatattttaatatgcaatcGCAAGATGGCGGTTTCAAAACGAGCCTATATATAAAAAGCAATATTAGAACTCTTACTACAGTTTTGTCTTTCTTCTCTTACCCAGGATACATTTGCATCTGTAAGAGccttttttgatatgatacgatatggtccagtcaatctaagccaaaaaggggtcaacctaggactaattgcaacagaaattatttcttcactatgcattttggaaaggtcttagaaataacatactaaaagtataataaaatctaagggatgcaacagtgcctaatttgcataaatgtaaaggggctcatgggtataaaattgtagCTGATAGATGGTtactacttaaaatatgtggctaaacataattttgatacagtttttttaGCTTGTTTACCTCGTTTTGGATGTTGATGgacatattttgtcgtcatagaaatattcctcatttgcataaatccaatatggccgccacaacacttaacttttctttgtttttctctaattaataactatgtTTAAGCTACTATAAGtgcaccctgttttagaaagaCGTAGATCTCTGCTATAACATATTGACGATTTAaagtcaaatatgtaaaaataaacaaatgggcGTGGCCCAAACAAAGTCCAGTGGAAATGGTCATATTCAATAACCAAGGAATTTTGCACATATAAGTTTGAAAAATCATTTGACACACTTAACATTGTCCAATTTTAAAAGTGTTTTCAGTTTTACAAATGATGTGATCTATACCTTACTCTACATAAGATTCAAGCTcaccaacaaacaaaaaaacaaacaggagTGGTCTAAAGAAAGGCGAGTAAACAAAGTGTATTCTACGGTCAACGCAAAATCTCGCTTTTTTAACCAAAGTTTGCAACACTAATTGACATACTTATcatgctttaatttttcaagtgTTTCCTGTTTTGCAAAGTCAAATGTCTTGGCCATAATATATTGAAGaaccaaaacaaaatatgcaaaataaacaaatgggCATGGCATAAACAAAGTCTTGTGGAAATGGCCTACATGTGGTCAAATGCGAAAACCAAGTTTAACACACCTAAATTTAAGCGAcagccattttaattttgcatgaTGGGAATGAGTTGTAACTTGTGCAGTGTTTTTATATGAATATGCTTGAATAGATTTGGGtgaagaaaatacaaaaatcgATAGCAAAATATAAGTTCTCTGCGTAGGTAATTTGAATGTTTAACGAATGGCagtttcattgacctttgacctttggcATAGATTTGTTTATACAACATGTGTAATATATTGACTTTTACATGTAGAAGTTTTGTTGCGATAATCATCACGTTTGTTAACTGCAGGCATAAACTCAACACAATACCGAAATTTTAATGAAAGTGGCTTTACCATCGAAACTTAAGGGTTTGGTGTTTCCACTTAATATTATGGGATATATCTGAAATAGCAGGAAATGTAAGTTTAGACGTTTGAAAGGTCATATTGGTGGATAAAATCAGAAATTGAACTTTAAGGCACTATAAAATCTTTCCAAAGTCACATATATGATAGACtttatgaactttgacctttgacctttattttttttcctagGGTTTATAATATCATTATATAACTTGAGTGTAAGTTTTATAGCTTTGTCGTATCCCTAACATGAAAACAATGCCGAATTTTAAACCTTGCCAGAAAGGTCAGTGTCATTATGCAAGTTAGatgattctttcgtttttatccTATGTTAACCTATGGAGCAAAAATCCGTAAATTTGCGACTATTACAAacacttcatattttcatttaaataatGTGAGAGTGCTGTAAATGACAGGATTTGCTCATCTATATGTAATTTAAAGTATACAAGTGCAAAAAATCAGAGATTCGAAGATTTTGTATAAGTCCGACATTACTATATATTAATGTCGGGTCAACCAGGTATggccttgacctttgacctttttgcGTCGgacttttatcaattttcaagatTAGTAATCTGTCATATAGTCATAAAAGTTTCGCTGTCCTGCTATAACGGAAGGAGTAAAAAATCTACTTGCAACCAATGCAATGTCACCCCGCTTGTGATCTTTTTTAATCCTATGTTATGCTATGGGGCGAAAAGTCGGGATTTTCATGTAActttaaaacgtaaacaaacatACTTATTATTACCTGGTCTTcaaagtgcaacctgttttgCAAAGGCCTACATCTCTGCTATAATATATTGAAGAACTAAGTTTGTATCTttataaacaaagaaacaggCGTGGCACAAGCAAAGCACTGTTTCAATGGGAGCATGGCGCTAGGCgctattttttgaaataatgatatgcaaaaaGCCAAAATTCAAGGAAACAATTGAAATtaagtgaaattttaaaatttaacttcatagaatgtttgtaaacattaaaataaatagtTGCCATCGTTAATTTTGACAATGACTCACAAGTACGCCTgcaaatatcatatttgtaatcGCAATGCATCGTGGGGGTTCTGTAACCCTTATAAAGTTGTAATATTACCGAATATATATAGGCGCTTTCTATAATTGTCATCTTCTACCTAAAATAATGGGTTAAACTCTTTAACTCTCTCTCTTGGTCAAAGCGACCAAGTTCCAAGGGAGAGAGAATTGAGTTGATGACCTTTTCCGGGTGCCGAGATGCCAGAGGCTCAGAGCATCCAACTTTTAAGAAAGAGAAGAATAgatatttacacacacacacacacacatatattatgCATATAACTATGTGTGTGTTAAGAGACACAGAAAGAGTAGGTAGACgtagacagaaaaaaaagatatcGTTTGAGTTAAAGATCTTTCTTTCAaaagttgttgttattttttcgaaatcaataaaaattggTGCTGTCCAATAGGTGGCCTTTCTAAGTAACTGGAGATATTCGAAACTCAGCACTTGGATTGGCTATCTGTTGACACATGCACAGTAATCAACGAACAAGGAAATTTCAACGGCTGCACAAAGAAAGGACATTCTCGTTTAAAGTTTGCAATGCGTTGTGAGGAAATAAAGGTAAGTGTATGTACTTTAGGTAAGTAttagattttatgatttttatcctcTCTTTTCTGAAACCTATAACAATTACAAGTAAGTTCGGGTTTTCAGATAACCTCGGGTCAACCAGgtatgaccttgacctttgacctttttgcGTCGgacttttatcaattttcaagatTAGTATTCTGTCATACAGTCATAAAAATTTCGCTGTCCTACTATAACGGTAAGGGTAAAAAACCTACTTGAACCAATGCAAGGTCTCCCACTTgtgattctttcgtttttatctTATGTTAACCTATGGAGcaaaaatcggtaaatttgcgactattacaaacacttcaattttcatttcaaataatgtGAGAGTGCTGTAAATGACAGGATTTGCTCATCTATATGTAATCTAAAGTATACAAGTGCAAAAAACTAGATATTCGAAGATTTTATATAAGTCCGACATTACTATATATAAATGTCGGGTCAACAAGttatgaccttgacctttgacctttttgcGTCGgacttttatcaattttcaagatTAGTATTCTGTCATATAGTCACAAAAGTTTCGTTGTCCTGCTATAACGGAAAGGGTAAAAAATCTACTTGCAACCAATGCAATGTCACCCCGCTTGTGATCTTTTTTTAATCCTATGTTATGCTATGGGGCGAAAAGTCGGGATTTTCATGTAActttaaaacgtaaacaaacatACTTATTATTACCTGGTCTTCAAAATGCAACCTGTTTTGCAAAGGCCTACATCTCTGCTATAATATATTGAAGAACTAAGTTTGTATCTttataaacaaagaaacaggCGTGTACAAGCAAAGCACTGTTTCAATGGGAGCATGGCGCTAGGcgctatttttgtgaaataatgatatgcaaaaaGCCAAAATTCGAGGAAACAATTGAAATtaagtgaaattttaaaatttaacttcatagaatgtttgaaaatattaagaTAAAAGAGTTGCCATCGTTAATTTTGACAATGACTCACAAATACGCctgcaaaatcaaatttgtaatCGCAATGCATCGTGGGGGTTTCTGTAACCCTTATAAAAGTTGTAATATTACCGCATATATACAGGCGCTTTCAATAGCCGCCATCTTGTACCTAAGATGGTGGTATGCTCCCTAACCTTTAACTGTCTTCTCAGCACAAGTTCGGTATATCTCACCTCCAATAATAATCCAACTGTCTTCTCAGCACAAGTTCGGTATATCTCACCTCCAATAATAATCCAactttttttagctcacattttgcTTATACGACCAACGATCAAGCATGTCTGAGAGCCCTGATTTGTTCTCTTCTGACAGTAATGAGTCTTTTGATGACTCTGTGTTAGATTCTAGCTATGTTCCTTCATCCTCCGATGAAAGTTTCGGGAGTGAAGAAGAAGGTTATGGTTTTTTTATACCAAAAGAGAAAAAACGCTCTGGAAATGACGAACCTCAGTCCGGGCACCCTGTGTACCAGGGTCAGGGGACTGAGGGTAGTCAAACTGACAAGACTGATAACACCCAAACTAACGTTGGGGACTCACCTCAGTCCAGGCACCCTGTTTCCCAGGGTCAGGGGACTGAGGGTAGTCAAACTGACAAGACTGATAACACCCAAACTAACGTTGAGGACTCACCTCAGTCCAGGCACCCTGTGTACCAGGGTCAGGGGACTGAGGGTAGTCAAACTGACAAGACTGATAACACCCAAACTAACGTCGGGGACTCACCTCAGTCCAGGCACCCTGTGTACCAGGGTCAAGGGACTGAGGGTAGTCAAACTGACAAGACTGATAACACCCAAACTAACGTCGGGGACTCACCTCAGTCCAGGCACCCTGTTTCCCAGGGTCAGGGGACTGAGGGTAGTCAAACTGACAAGACTGATAACACCCAAACTAACGTTGGGGACTCACCTCAGTCCAGGCACCCTGTTTCCCAGGGTCAGGGGACTGAGGGTAGTCAAACTGACAAGACTGATAACACCCAAACTAACGTTGGGGACTCACCTCAGTCCAGGCACCCTGTTTCCCAGGGTCAAGGGACTGAGGGTAGTCAAACTGACAAGACTGATAACACCCAACTAACGTTGGGAACTCACCTCAGTCCAGGCCAACTCATTCCAAAGTAAGACAAGTTTGCAAAACAGCAAAACGAAAAAGAGGTATCCCAAAAACCACCAAGggaaaaagaaacaaactgaTCTGCCCTGATTGTAAGTTGACAGTGTTTAACCTAAAGAGGCACTATGTGCAATGGCACAAGTTAACCGATGCTGCCGCAAGGAACAAATATGatttgttcaaaaaaaaatcaatcaaaagaaCGTAGTGCCTCTTTAGGGCAGAGTCCAGGGTCGGGCAGGTTGTACAAAGTTTGCCCGTTtgactttgtttttcaaaagtcaaaaggCTGGACCACCACCTGACCAATGTACACGGGCTAGACAGCACCAGTTCAAGATATCAAAACTACCTCGGGAAGGCTGCCCGCGATGCCAAGCAGGAGTCTTCCCTGTTAATGCAAGCAAGGGCTTGTTCTCAGACAGGGGAAAGAGAAACTGCAATGGCAGCAGATGTGGGAGGCACTCCTAACACTGAGGAGGGGCAAACAACTGAGACAAGAGTGGAGGAAATTCGAAATGTAGCGACGGTACCCAGTACTTCAGGCAAACAACTGTTTACTGGGTTTAAGGTATGGCTGATGGGGATTGATGGGGGAAAGAAAAACGAGAGAAAACTGCCAAGCAGCATAGCAGTCAGGCTGCTACGGTAGCTAAATATGTAGGAGGGGTGAGTCGCCTCGACGACAGAGCAAATGTCAGAGCTTTCTTTGAAAACAAATCAGAGACACTCGAGGCGACATCCCTCCGTTCATATTTATATTCTCTccgcaacattttaccagttcaTGCTTGCTGAGCACCAGGGCCTGCTGAAAAACTCTACCATCATGATGCAACAGTGTAAACGATGGGCGGGGGCCCTAAAAAAAGCTGCAAGACGCCGCCTCTCCATTTTCAGGAGGAGCAACAGCATAAGCTGTTGACACCTGCTGAATTTCTGGCGTACGAAACATGTAAGATGGCAACCACAGCCAACAAGCTGCTGGTACACTACGACACAGATGAGGGCACCGCCTGCATTCCAAAGGCAACATTTGGAATTTTAAACAGCCACTTAATGCTGCAAATAGTTTTAGATAATGCGCAGAGGACTGGCACATATGTAAATATGACCGTCGGTGACTTTCGCAGAGCAGCCAACATTGACGGCGATTACGTCATGACTGTGGGCCACCACAAAACATCTGATAGTGCTGGGCCGGCAAGAGTGGTAATTTCTACCACTCTCCATAAACAGCTCTCTATCTATGTTAACAAGATACTGCCCGCAGCCCAGGTGGGAACAGTCCGGACAGCCCTCTATTGAGGTTGTATACTGGCTTTCCCCATGACTCTAGTACCTTTGCAAAAGTACTAAAGGCTGCCTGGCGTACCGCTGGTATCAGCGAGAAAGAGCTTTCAACAACTATTGTCAGAAAGTCTACCGTCACCCACGTCCTTGAAGGCAGGCCTGATATGGCACAGCCTCTGGCCAGCCATATGTCTCACAGTGAAAAAACGCAACGCGCATACTATGCCCTGACTAAAGGGGTGAAAGAGTCAGCGCCAAGTCGCTTCGGCAACAAAAGAGCTCAGGGCAGAACTAGTAGCCAAAGAGAAACTAGCCGACAAAAAAAAGGCAGTTGGCGCTAAAAAGATGCCTAGCTCAACTTTCTCACGACAGGACATCGAAGCTGCAGACTCGATCAGTACAGTAGCAAGCGTTATTCCTGCAAGCATCAAACATGTGCCAAATCCTCATTTTCCTCATTTTATTATTAGGCCCTACGTCGATCCCAACGAAGAGTCAAGCGACGAGGATATACACATGCTGGACTTGTCGGAAGACATACAGGAAGACGAGCAGAACAATACTGCTTGTGGCAGTATTGACGCCGGCAAGGAGGATAACATCATACAGCCTGCAGTAGGAGATGATGAAAGACAACAGATGCCAGAGTCTCAGAGCGTCCAAGTTCAAGGAGAGAGGAGTGAGTCGGTGACCACTGACGGTGACAAGATGCCAGAGTCTCAGAGCGTCCAAGTTCAAGGAGAGAGGAGTGAGTCGGTGACCACTGCCGGTGACGAGATGCCAGAGTCTCAGAGTGTCCAAGTTCAAGGAGAGAGGAGTGAGTCGGTGACCACTGCCGGTGCCGAGATGCCAGAGTCTCAGAGCGTCCAAGTTCAAGGAGAGAGGAGTGAGTCGGTGACCACTGACGGCGACAAGATGCCAGAGTCTCAGAGTGTCCAAGTTCAAGGAGAGAGGAGTGAGTCGGTGACCACTACCGGTGACAAGATGCCAGAGTCTCAGAGCGTCCAAGTTCAAGGAGAGAGGAGTGAGTCAGTGACCACTGCCGGTGCCGAGATGCCAGAGGCTCAGAGCGTCCAAGTTCAAGGAGAGAGGAGTGAGTCGGTGACCACTACCGGTGACAAGATGCCAGAGTCTCAGAGCGTCCAAGTTCAAGGAGAGAGGAGTGAGTCGGTGACCACTGCCGGTGCCGAGATGCCAGAGTCTCAGAGAGTCCAAGTTCAAGGAGAGAGGAGTGAGTCGGTGACCACTGCCGGTGCCGAGATGCCAGAGTCTCAGAGAGTCCAAGTTCAAGGAGAGAGGAGTGAGTCGGTGACCACTGCCGGTGACGAGATGCCAGAGTCTCAGAGTGTCCAAGTTCAAGGAGAGAGGAGTGAGTCGGTGACCACTGCCGGTGACAAGATGCCAGAGTCTCAGAGCGTCCAAGTTCAAAGAGAGAGGAGTGAGTCGGTGACCACTGCCGGTGACAAGATGTCAGAGTCTCAGAGCGTCCGAGTTCAAGGAGAGAGGAGTGAGTCGGTGACCACTGCCGGTGACAAGATGCCAGAGGCTCAGAGCAAGCAAGTTCCCAGGAAGAGAAGAATTCACCTTGATAGTGAAAGCGACGAGCAGAGCATCTGCAGTCAAGCAAGTCAGGTAAgtgtactttttacatatttgtgaacatatatatatatatatagctaatatatatatatataatatatatatatatatatatatatatatatatatatatatatatattatgtatataagtatatgtgtgtgtgtgtttgtttgttttgtgtgtgtgtgtgtgtgtgtgtgtgtgtgtgtgtgtgtgataacTGTCTTACTTATTTTACTTGCTGTTACCACTCAGGCTTCGAAGAAAAGCAGACGAGCTTTTAACCCATTACAGAGAAAGCTGATAGAAGAAACCTTTCACAGAGAGATCGTATTAGGGGTTATCAAGatggctgatgtgcagcgtgagCTCGAAGTGAACACAGGGTTTTATCAAGAAATGAAGGGCTTCACAAAAAAGCAAATCATTGATCGTGTGCGTACCACCATTAGAAAGAGCCAGAAGTTATAAGTAAGAAGATATAGACGGACTGCTTGagttaaaaagttttctttcaaaagtgttgttatttttttgaaataaataaaaattggtGCTGTCCAATAGGTGGCCTTTCTAAGTAACTGGAGATATTCAAAACTCAGCACTTGGATTGGCTATCTGTTGACACATGCACAGTAATCAACGAACAAGGGAAATTTCAACGGCTGCAAAAAGAAAGAACATTCTCGTTTAAAGTTTGCAATGCGTGGTGAGGAAATAAAGGTAAGTATATGTACTTTAGGTAAGTAttagattttatgatttttatcctcTCTTTTCTAAAGCATGGTGAGGAAATAAAGGTAAGTATGATGTACTTTAGGTAAGTGttagattttatgatttttatcctcTCTTTCTAAAGCCTGGTGAGGAAATAAAGGTAAGTATGATGTACTTGGGTAAGTGttagattttatgatttttatcctcTTTTCTAAAGCCTGGTGAGGAAATAAAGGTAAGTATGATGTACTTTAGGTAAGTGTTAGATTTTATGATTATTATCTTCTCTTTTCTAAAGCCTATAACAGATTACAAGTAAGTTCGGGTTTTCAGATAAGTTATGGACGGTAAGGGTAAAAAACCTACTTGCAACCAATGCAATGTCTCCCACTTGTGGTTCTTTCCTTGTCGTCCTATGTTAACCTATGGGGCGAAAAGTCGGGTTTTAGGAAAGTTTAAGGCTACAGGACGACCACCAAAAACCTACTAAATCGCGTTTAATCTTCAAAGTGCAACTTGTTTTGGAAAGGCAAACATCTCTACTATAACATATCAAAGATTCAAGGTTATAAATGAACAAAGAACAAACTGGAGCGGAACAAACAGAGCAATGTCAAagtaatttttccattttttgccATGTAATCCTATGGGGAAAAAATGTGGGATTTTTAAGTAAGTTTCGGACCATTAGTTACGTACTTAAAGTCGTTCAATTTATAGGTACACCCTTTTTTAGAAAGACGTAGATCTCTGCTATAACATATTGACGATTTAAAGTCaaatctgtaaaaataaacaaatgggcGTGGCCCAAACAAAGTCCAGTGGAAATGGTCATATTCAATAACCAAGGTATTTTGCATATATAAGTTTTgaaacatcatttgacacacttaacgttattcaattttaaaagtgttttcagttttacaaagcatttaattcatatttcatcatacaAAAGAATCAAGCTCActaataaacaagtaaacaaacaggCGTGGCATAAAGAAAGTccgataaataaaaaaaaattcgaatTTTAACCAAAGATTTTACCGGTATTTGAAACATTTAACATACATATATTTCAGAAATGGTTCTTGTTTTACAAAGACCAACATCTCTGCtatagtatattaaaattaggaGATCCAAACTGTACACAATAGCAAACAGCGGTGTCGCAAAGTTTCTACTAAAATCGGTTGTGACACAGCCTCAGGAAGCACAAAATGGGTCAGGGTATGCTATCTTTAGGAGGTTAGGGTTTAAACTGGATGTACGTTAATTGAAAATTGGTAACCAGCTTTAGAATTGCAATAGAAAATCTATAATTTGctgaaatatcaaagtcaaaaatgCACAAATACACAAACAGGAGTGGTCTAAAGAAAGGTGACTAAACAAAGTGTATTCGACGGTCAATGCAAAAATCtcgttttttaacaaaagtttgCAACATTAGTTGACATACTTACTATGTTTCAATTTCTTAAGTGTTTCCTGTTTTACAAAGACAAATGTCtgggctataatatattgaagaaccaaaacaaaatatgcaaaaacaaacaaatgggcGTGGTCAAAATAAAGTACAGTCAACACGGTATAAGTGTTATCACGTTCCAAAATCTGACGTTTttcatgtaaagtttgtcacacTCTTTGACAGACTTAACAAGACTTAATCTTaaaaatgtttactgtttttcaaAGACCGTAAACACACAAATAACATACCGGAGAGTCAAATtcagaaataaacaaacaaacaaacagcagCGTCTCGAACTTAGCccagaaaatgtgttttttcgACTTTTCTTGCAAAAATCTTCTATTTGTTTTGAAACGATCTTATACGTACTTAAAAGAGTCcgatttcaaaaatgtttcctGTTTTGAATAGGCCGATAGCCGTGCTATAACCTGCGgaaaatgtgaataaaaaaCTGTACAACAAAGGAAACAGTAGTGTCACAAAATATGTAGTTAAACCAATGGTGACTCAGAATCAGTGCATGAAAAAGTAGTGTTTTGGTATGCTATATTTAAGAGCTAAATGCACCCACTTCCGGTGCATTGATTTCAAGCAGTAACCACTTTTAGAAAGATAAGTATCAATTTGATAATATACTAgaacatcaaagaaaaaactctacaaataaacaaacaacactgCCATAAACAACGCAAAATATGCTGAGCGTATTCCAATTGACATAGAAAGTCTTGACTATTTGACCCATTTACCATCGCTTGATTTAATAGGCGATACTTGTTTTGAACAAACCAATATCTCTGCTATACCACATAGAAGAACCATTGTCATAACTgtgcaaataagtaaacaagGGAGGCACAAACAAGGCACTGTTTTGCTTTAGATTTTAGCATGCActgtctatgggtaacatagaggaccacttcaggtaacatagaggaccacttgaGGTAACGTAAAGGACCACTccaggtaacatagaggaccacttggtcctctatgttacctggAGTGGTCCTTTATGTTACCTAACTGGTCCTCTacgttacccatagacttacattgagtggtcctctatgttacctggAGTGGTCCTCTACGTTACTTCACTGGTCCCTTGTGTTACCCGTAGACATTCATTGCAAAGTTTCAGTTTTTAACTTATATTTACCGTGGCGATTAAATATACTTAATATATTACAATCTtaaaagtgcaacctgttttgGAAAGAAGAACACCTCcgctttacaataaaaaaataaccgAAGT
Above is a window of Ptychodera flava strain L36383 chromosome 19, AS_Pfla_20210202, whole genome shotgun sequence DNA encoding:
- the LOC139118201 gene encoding mucin-22-like, translating into MSESPDLFSSDSNESFDDSVLDSSYVPSSSDESFGSEEEGYGFFIPKEKKRSGNDEPQSGHPVYQGQGTEGSQTDKTDNTQTNVGDSPQSRHPVSQGQGTEGSQTDKTDNTQTNVEDSPQSRHPVYQGQGTEGSQTDKTDNTQTNVGDSPQSRHPVYQGQGTEGSQTDKTDNTQTNVGDSPQSRHPVSQGQGTEGSQTDKTDNTQTNVGDSPQSRHPVSQGQGTEGSQTDKTDNTQTNVGDSPQSRHPVSQGQGTEGSQTDKTDNTQLTLGTHLSPGQLIPKLDHHLTNVHGLDSTSSRYQNYLGKAARDAKQESSLLMQARACSQTGERETAMAADVGGTPNTEEGQTTETRVEEIRNVATVPSTSGKQLFTGFKEEQQHKLLTPAEFLAYETCKMATTANKLLVHYDTDEGTACIPKATFGILNSHLMLQIVLDNAQRTGTYVNMTVGDFRRAANIDGDYVMTVGHHKTSDSAGPARVDIEAADSISTVASVIPASIKHVPNPHFPHFIIRPYVDPNEESSDEDIHMLDLSEDIQEDEQNNTACGSIDAGKEDNIIQPAVGDDERQQMPESQSVQVQGERSESVTTDGDKMPESQSVQVQGERSESVTTAGDEMPESQSVQVQGERSESVTTAGAEMPESQSVQVQGERSESVTTDGDKMPESQSVQVQGERSESVTTTGDKMPESQSVQVQGERSESVTTAGAEMPEAQSVQVQGERSESVTTTGDKMPESQSVQVQGERSESVTTAGAEMPESQRVQVQGERSESVTTAGAEMPESQRVQVQGERSESVTTAGDEMPESQSVQVQGERSESVTTAGDKMPESQSVQVQRERSESVTTAGDKMSESQSVRVQGERSESVTTAGDKMPEAQSKQVPRKRRIHLDSESDEQSICSQASQASKKSRRAFNPLQRKLIEETFHREIVLGVIKMADVQRELEVNTGFYQEMKGFTKKQIIDRVRTTIRKSQKL